In a genomic window of Physeter macrocephalus isolate SW-GA chromosome 14, ASM283717v5, whole genome shotgun sequence:
- the HAGH gene encoding hydroxyacylglutathione hydrolase, mitochondrial isoform X4 has translation MVLGRGLLGCRTLAVLRTSCARRGLGPALLGIFLHHADLRKSLTVEQGTMKVELLPALTDNYMYLIIDDDTKEAAIVDPVQPQKVLEMVRKHGVKLTTVLTTHHHWDHAGGNEKLVKLEPGLKVYGGDDRIGALTHKVTHLSTLQATHCLWLAAGSSTRGQRMRCTKPCSRSWAGSLQTRECTVATNTPSTTSSLLATWSPAMPPSRRNWPGPRRSTASGSPQCRPPLQRSSPTTHS, from the exons ATGGTGCTGGGCCGCGGGCTGCTCGGCTGCCGGACCCTAGCTGTGCTGAGAACCTCCTGCGCCCGTCGCGGCCTGG GTCCAGCCCTGCTGGGAATCTTTCTCCATCACGCGGATTTAAGGAAGAGCTTGACCGTGGAGCAGGGCACAATGAAGGTTGAGTTACTGCCAGCTCTGACTGACAATTACATGTACCTGATCATCGATGATGACACCAAGGAGGCTGCCATTGTGGACCCGGTGCAGCCCCAGAAG GTTCTGGAAATGGTGAGGAAGCATGGTGTGAAGCTGACTACAGTGCTCACCACCCACCACCACTG GGACCACGCTGGCGGGAACGAGAAGCTGGTCAAGTTGGAGCCTGGGTTGAAGGTGTATGGGGGTGATGACCGGATTGGAGCCCTGACTCACAAGGTCACACACCTGTCCACACTGCAG GCGACACATTGTTTGTGGCTGGCTGCGGGAAGTTCTACGAGGGGACAGCGGATGAGATGTACAAAGCCCTGCTCGAGGTCCTGGGCCGGCTCCCTCCAGACACG AGAGTGTACTGTGGCCACGAATACACCATCAACAACCTCAAGTTTGCTTGCCACGTGGAGCCCAGCAATGCCGCCATCCAGGAGAAACTGGCCTGGGCCAAG
- the HAGH gene encoding hydroxyacylglutathione hydrolase, mitochondrial isoform X3, with amino-acid sequence MVLGRGLLGCRTLAVLRTSCARRGLGPALLGIFLHHADLRKSLTVEQGTMKVELLPALTDNYMYLIIDDDTKEAAIVDPVQPQKVLEMVRKHGVKLTTVLTTHHHWDHAGGNEKLVKLEPGLKVYGGDDRIGALTHKVTHLSTLQVGSLNVKCLSTPCHTSGHICYFVSKPNSPEPPVVFTGDTLFVAGCGKFYEGTADEMYKALLEVLGRLPPDTRVYCGHEYTINNLKFACHVEPSNAAIQEKLAWAKAFL; translated from the exons ATGGTGCTGGGCCGCGGGCTGCTCGGCTGCCGGACCCTAGCTGTGCTGAGAACCTCCTGCGCCCGTCGCGGCCTGG GTCCAGCCCTGCTGGGAATCTTTCTCCATCACGCGGATTTAAGGAAGAGCTTGACCGTGGAGCAGGGCACAATGAAGGTTGAGTTACTGCCAGCTCTGACTGACAATTACATGTACCTGATCATCGATGATGACACCAAGGAGGCTGCCATTGTGGACCCGGTGCAGCCCCAGAAG GTTCTGGAAATGGTGAGGAAGCATGGTGTGAAGCTGACTACAGTGCTCACCACCCACCACCACTG GGACCACGCTGGCGGGAACGAGAAGCTGGTCAAGTTGGAGCCTGGGTTGAAGGTGTATGGGGGTGATGACCGGATTGGAGCCCTGACTCACAAGGTCACACACCTGTCCACACTGCAG GTGGGGTCTCTCAACGTCAAGTGCCTGTCAACGCCATGTCACACTTCCGGACACATCTGCTACTTTGTGAGCAAACCCAACAGTCCCGAGCCCCCCGTGGTGTTCACCG GCGACACATTGTTTGTGGCTGGCTGCGGGAAGTTCTACGAGGGGACAGCGGATGAGATGTACAAAGCCCTGCTCGAGGTCCTGGGCCGGCTCCCTCCAGACACG AGAGTGTACTGTGGCCACGAATACACCATCAACAACCTCAAGTTTGCTTGCCACGTGGAGCCCAGCAATGCCGCCATCCAGGAGAAACTGGCCTGGGCCAAG
- the HAGH gene encoding hydroxyacylglutathione hydrolase, mitochondrial isoform X2, with protein MVLGRGLLGCRTLAVLRTSCARRGLGPALLGIFLHHADLRKSLTVEQGTMKVELLPALTDNYMYLIIDDDTKEAAIVDPVQPQKVLEMVRKHGVKLTTVLTTHHHWDHAGGNEKLVKLEPGLKVYGGDDRIGALTHKVTHLSTLQVGSLNVKCLSTPCHTSGHICYFVSKPNSPEPPVVFTGDTLFVAGCGKFYEGTADEMYKALLEVLGRLPPDTRVYCGHEYTINNLKFACHVEPSNAAIQEKLAWAKCLLKSKHFKF; from the exons ATGGTGCTGGGCCGCGGGCTGCTCGGCTGCCGGACCCTAGCTGTGCTGAGAACCTCCTGCGCCCGTCGCGGCCTGG GTCCAGCCCTGCTGGGAATCTTTCTCCATCACGCGGATTTAAGGAAGAGCTTGACCGTGGAGCAGGGCACAATGAAGGTTGAGTTACTGCCAGCTCTGACTGACAATTACATGTACCTGATCATCGATGATGACACCAAGGAGGCTGCCATTGTGGACCCGGTGCAGCCCCAGAAG GTTCTGGAAATGGTGAGGAAGCATGGTGTGAAGCTGACTACAGTGCTCACCACCCACCACCACTG GGACCACGCTGGCGGGAACGAGAAGCTGGTCAAGTTGGAGCCTGGGTTGAAGGTGTATGGGGGTGATGACCGGATTGGAGCCCTGACTCACAAGGTCACACACCTGTCCACACTGCAG GTGGGGTCTCTCAACGTCAAGTGCCTGTCAACGCCATGTCACACTTCCGGACACATCTGCTACTTTGTGAGCAAACCCAACAGTCCCGAGCCCCCCGTGGTGTTCACCG GCGACACATTGTTTGTGGCTGGCTGCGGGAAGTTCTACGAGGGGACAGCGGATGAGATGTACAAAGCCCTGCTCGAGGTCCTGGGCCGGCTCCCTCCAGACACG AGAGTGTACTGTGGCCACGAATACACCATCAACAACCTCAAGTTTGCTTGCCACGTGGAGCCCAGCAATGCCGCCATCCAGGAGAAACTGGCCTGGGCCAAG